One Bradyrhizobium sp. CCGB12 genomic window carries:
- a CDS encoding helix-turn-helix transcriptional regulator codes for MVKQAKAQRMLTHDQIWVALDRLAARAGLSPSGLAKRAGLDPTTFNRSKRVTSDGRERWPSTESIAKALAAAGASIDSFARLIDEDAADGRSVPLLGFALAGTSTAFDESGFPAGKGWSEIALPTAEDGHAFALEISGDALQPAYRDGDIILVSPSTPIRKGDRVVVKTRTDEVTIATLKRRTAKALDLQPLDASQAARTIAVNDVAWMARIVWASQ; via the coding sequence ATGGTCAAGCAGGCCAAAGCGCAGAGGATGCTGACTCACGACCAGATCTGGGTCGCGCTGGATCGGCTGGCGGCGCGCGCCGGCCTGTCGCCGTCCGGCCTTGCCAAGCGCGCCGGGCTCGATCCCACCACCTTCAACAGGTCGAAGCGCGTCACCTCGGACGGCCGCGAGCGCTGGCCCTCGACCGAATCGATCGCGAAGGCGCTGGCGGCGGCCGGCGCCTCGATCGACAGCTTTGCAAGGCTGATCGACGAAGACGCCGCCGACGGCCGCTCGGTACCGCTGCTCGGCTTTGCGCTCGCCGGCACGAGCACAGCTTTCGACGAATCCGGTTTTCCGGCCGGCAAGGGCTGGAGCGAAATCGCGCTTCCCACCGCCGAGGACGGCCACGCCTTTGCGCTGGAGATTTCCGGCGATGCGCTCCAGCCTGCCTATCGCGACGGCGACATCATCCTGGTCTCGCCCAGCACGCCGATCCGCAAGGGCGATCGCGTGGTGGTGAAGACGAGGACGGACGAGGTGACGATCGCGACGCTGAAGCGCCGCACGGCCAAGGCGCTGGACTTGCAGCCGCTCGATGCGTCGCAGGCGGCACGGACGATCGCGGTGAACGACGTTGCCTGGATGGCGCGGATCGTCTGGGCAAGCCAGTGA
- a CDS encoding lysine--tRNA ligase yields MSVTDPNMTPSDLRALAEQSNAWPFEQAKAIVARLKKSPKDEVLFETGYGPSGLPHIGTFGEVARTSMVRHAFRVLTEDKIKTRLLAFSDDMDGFRKVPDNVPNKDMLAAHIGKPLTRVPDPFSNEYPSFGAHNNARLRAFLDHFGFDYEFASSTDYYTSGRFDATLLKMLAAYDKIMAIILPTLGPDRRATYSPFLPISKTTGVVLQVPMIRRDVAAGTVTYVDPDTNQEVETPVTGGNVKCQWKADWAMRWVALGVDYEMAGKDLIDSVKLSGAIARALGATPPEGFNYELFLDEKGQKISKSKGNGLTIDEWLRYASPESLSLFMYREPKAAKRLYFDVIPRNVDDYQQFIDGFARQDDKQQLGNPVWHIHNGHPPKGDMPVTFQLLLTLVSSSNAENAETLWGFIGRYRPGVSPQTHPKLDAMVGYAINYYRDFVAPTKQFREPIEAERAALQDLRDALSQLAPDASAEDIQNVVYEIGRREPFLDQVKKGKDGRPGVTLDWFNMLYQVLLGQEKGPRFGSFVAVYGVQNAVNMIDGALARSA; encoded by the coding sequence ATGTCCGTTACCGATCCGAACATGACCCCGAGCGATCTTCGTGCGCTCGCCGAACAATCCAACGCCTGGCCGTTCGAGCAGGCGAAGGCCATTGTCGCGCGGCTGAAGAAAAGCCCGAAGGACGAGGTGCTGTTCGAGACCGGCTACGGTCCCTCCGGCCTGCCGCATATCGGCACGTTCGGCGAGGTCGCGCGCACCTCGATGGTGCGGCATGCCTTCCGGGTGCTGACCGAGGACAAGATCAAGACGCGGCTACTCGCGTTCTCCGACGACATGGACGGGTTTCGGAAGGTGCCCGACAACGTCCCCAACAAGGACATGCTGGCCGCTCATATCGGCAAGCCGCTGACGCGGGTGCCGGATCCGTTCTCCAACGAATATCCGTCGTTCGGCGCGCACAACAACGCGCGCTTGCGCGCGTTTCTGGATCATTTCGGCTTCGATTACGAGTTCGCGAGCTCGACCGACTATTACACGTCCGGCCGCTTCGACGCGACGCTGCTCAAGATGCTGGCCGCCTACGACAAGATCATGGCGATCATCCTGCCGACGCTCGGCCCCGATCGCCGTGCGACCTATTCGCCGTTCCTCCCCATCAGCAAGACCACGGGTGTCGTGCTGCAAGTGCCGATGATCCGCCGCGACGTCGCGGCCGGCACAGTGACCTATGTCGATCCTGATACAAACCAGGAAGTCGAGACGCCCGTGACCGGGGGCAACGTCAAGTGCCAATGGAAGGCCGACTGGGCGATGCGCTGGGTCGCGCTCGGCGTCGACTACGAGATGGCCGGCAAGGACCTGATCGATTCGGTCAAGCTGTCCGGCGCGATCGCCAGGGCGCTCGGCGCCACGCCGCCCGAAGGCTTCAATTACGAGCTCTTCCTCGACGAGAAGGGCCAAAAGATCTCGAAGTCGAAGGGCAACGGCCTGACCATCGATGAATGGCTGCGCTACGCCTCGCCGGAATCGCTGTCGCTGTTCATGTACCGCGAGCCGAAAGCGGCCAAGCGGCTGTATTTCGACGTCATCCCGCGCAATGTCGACGATTATCAGCAGTTCATCGATGGCTTTGCCAGGCAGGACGACAAGCAGCAGCTCGGCAATCCGGTCTGGCATATCCACAACGGCCATCCGCCGAAGGGCGACATGCCCGTCACCTTCCAGCTTCTGCTCACGCTGGTGTCGTCGTCGAACGCGGAGAATGCCGAGACGCTGTGGGGTTTCATCGGCCGCTACCGCCCCGGCGTGAGCCCGCAGACGCATCCCAAGCTCGATGCCATGGTCGGCTATGCCATCAACTACTACCGCGATTTCGTCGCGCCGACGAAGCAATTCCGCGAGCCCATTGAGGCCGAACGCGCCGCGCTGCAGGATCTGCGCGATGCGCTGTCGCAGCTGGCGCCGGACGCCTCTGCCGAGGACATCCAGAACGTCGTCTATGAGATCGGACGCCGCGAGCCGTTCCTCGACCAGGTCAAGAAGGGCAAGGATGGCCGTCCCGGCGTCACGCTCGACTGGTTCAACATGCTCTACCAGGTGCTGCTCGGCCAGGAGAAGGGCCCGCGTTTTGGCTCCTTCGTCGCGGTGTATGGCGTGCAGAACGCGGTGAACATGATTGACGGCGCGCTGGCGCGGAGCGCGTGA
- a CDS encoding transporter substrate-binding domain-containing protein: MAPSRQVKSPKTVRRVLLGLAAAVCLLAGLATANAQAPAKRPPEAPQATPQTAPQAAPQAVPGFWDPRRRPERPDLSRLTVIRFLTETDYPPFNFTGADGNPAGFNVDLARSLCEEIKVTCTVQMRRFETLVDALTSNRGDAIIASMAVSPQLRARVDFTDPYYRVPARFVSRKDAVMPEIRPEYLEGKKVGVVAGSAHEAYLKAMFTDAELHAYPNDDALRTALRKGEVDFIFGDAISLAFWINGTDSGDCCAFSGGPFVESRFFGEGVGIAVRKGNDVLRQALNWALFRVWEKGRYTDLWLRYFSVSPF, encoded by the coding sequence ATGGCTCCGTCGCGACAGGTAAAATCGCCCAAAACCGTGCGCCGGGTCCTGCTTGGGCTGGCGGCTGCCGTCTGCCTGCTCGCAGGGCTAGCCACGGCGAACGCGCAGGCCCCCGCCAAGCGGCCGCCCGAGGCGCCCCAGGCCACGCCGCAAACTGCCCCTCAAGCCGCCCCGCAGGCCGTGCCCGGCTTCTGGGACCCGCGGCGGCGGCCGGAGCGCCCGGACCTGTCGCGCCTGACCGTGATCCGTTTCCTGACCGAGACCGACTATCCGCCGTTCAACTTCACCGGCGCCGACGGCAATCCGGCCGGCTTCAACGTCGACCTCGCACGCAGCCTGTGCGAGGAGATCAAGGTGACCTGCACGGTGCAGATGCGCCGCTTCGAGACGCTGGTCGACGCGCTCACCTCGAACCGGGGCGATGCCATCATCGCCTCGATGGCGGTGAGCCCGCAGCTGCGCGCCCGCGTCGATTTCACCGATCCTTATTACCGGGTGCCGGCGCGCTTCGTCTCGCGCAAGGATGCGGTGATGCCGGAGATCCGCCCCGAATATCTCGAAGGCAAGAAGGTCGGCGTCGTCGCGGGCTCCGCGCATGAGGCATATCTCAAGGCGATGTTCACCGACGCCGAGCTGCACGCCTATCCCAATGACGACGCACTTCGCACGGCGCTTCGCAAGGGCGAGGTCGATTTCATCTTCGGCGACGCCATCTCGCTCGCGTTCTGGATCAACGGTACCGATTCCGGCGATTGCTGCGCCTTCTCCGGTGGTCCCTTCGTCGAGAGCCGCTTCTTCGGCGAGGGCGTCGGCATTGCCGTGCGCAAGGGCAACGACGTGCTGCGCCAGGCGCTGAATTGGGCCCTGTTCCGCGTCTGGGAAAAAGGCCGCTACACCGATCTGTGGCTGCGCTATTTCTCGGTGAGCCCGTTCTAG
- a CDS encoding SCO family protein, which produces MSSMARPLVIATAFAASLVVGLLIMFWAMGGVNKVAQPAAIGGPFQLTDQNGKAVTDKTLKGKPTLIFFGYTHCPDVCPTSLFEISEVLRAMGKDADKVNAIFISVDPERDTPATMKDYLSSFDPHLEGLSGDPAETAKVITSYRVYAKKVPTKDGDYTMDHTALIYLMDRDGRFVSPFNLKRTPEEAAADLKKYL; this is translated from the coding sequence ATGAGCTCCATGGCCCGTCCACTGGTGATCGCAACCGCCTTCGCCGCAAGCCTCGTCGTCGGGTTGCTGATCATGTTCTGGGCCATGGGCGGGGTGAACAAGGTGGCGCAGCCGGCCGCGATCGGCGGCCCGTTCCAGCTCACCGACCAGAACGGCAAGGCCGTCACCGACAAGACACTGAAGGGCAAGCCGACCCTGATCTTCTTCGGCTACACCCATTGCCCCGACGTCTGCCCGACCTCGCTGTTCGAGATCTCGGAGGTGCTGCGCGCGATGGGCAAGGATGCCGACAAGGTCAATGCCATCTTCATCTCGGTCGATCCCGAGCGCGACACGCCGGCGACGATGAAGGACTATCTGTCGAGCTTCGATCCGCACCTCGAGGGCCTGTCCGGCGATCCCGCCGAGACCGCCAAGGTTATCACCTCCTACCGTGTCTACGCCAAGAAGGTCCCGACCAAGGACGGCGACTACACCATGGACCATACGGCACTGATCTATCTGATGGATCGCGACGGGAGGTTCGTCTCGCCGTTCAATTTGAAGCGGACTCCGGAGGAGGCGGCCGCTGATTTGAAGAAGTATCTCTGA